The Carassius gibelio isolate Cgi1373 ecotype wild population from Czech Republic chromosome B14, carGib1.2-hapl.c, whole genome shotgun sequence genome has a segment encoding these proteins:
- the LOC127971919 gene encoding EGF-containing fibulin-like extracellular matrix protein 2 — protein sequence MRPECVLVFCMCISVFLHRAISQPPTETDTYTECTDGYHWDPQTQHCKDINECETIPEACKGEMKCFNHYGGYLCLPRSASVIPAPEPPNQIHPSLENTASEPFNPCPLGFEPQGDSCVDVDECEQDSHDCQPSQQCFNTEGSFSCQCPDGYRKVGTECIDIDECRYRYCQHRCVNVPGSFSCQCEPGFQLAGNNRSCIDVDECGMGAPCSQRCYNTYGTFLCRCEQGYELGPDGFSCNDIDECSYSSYLCQYQCVNEHGKFSCVCPEGYQLLGTRLCQDINECETGAHQCSDGQTCVNIHGGHKCVNNRSCQEPYVQVSDRCTCPITKPGCRDMPYSIVHRYMSVTSERSVPSDIFQIQATSVLPGAYNTFRIRSGDDNGDFYIRQINNISAMLVLARAVNGPREYVLDLEMVSVNPLVSYQTSSVLRLTIYVGPNAF from the exons ATGCGGCCCGAGTGTGTTTTGGTCTTTTGTATGTGCATCTCGGTGTTTCTCCACCGCGCTATTTCACAGCCACCCACAGAAACTGACACCTACACG GAATGTACAGATGGATATCACTGGGATCCACAGACTCAACACTGCAAAG ATATAAATGAATGTGAGACAATCCCAGAGGCCTGTAAGGGAGAGATGAAGTGCTTTAACCACTATGGGGGCTACCTGTGCCTTCCTCGCTCTGCCTCGGTCATCCCTGCCCCTGAACCCCCCAACCAGATCCACCCCAGCCTGGAGAACACGGCCAGCGAGCCATTCAACCCCTGCCCTCTGGGTTTTGAGCCCCAGGGAGACAGCTGCGTGG ATGTGGATGAGTGTGAACAGGACAGTCACGACTGCCAGCCAAGTCAACAGTGTTTCAATACAGAAGGCTCCTTCTCCTGCCAGTGTCCAGATGGGTATCGCAAAGTGGGAACAGAATGCATTG ACATCGACGAGTGCCGGTACCGCTACTGTCAACATCGCTGTGTTAATGTCCCTGGCTCATTCTCCTGCCAGTGTGAGCCTGGTTTCCAGCTGGCTGGCAACAATCGCTCCTGTATTG ATGTTGATGAGTGTGGCATGGGGGCCCCCTGCAGTCAGAGGTGTTATAACACTTACGGGACGTTCCTGTGTCGTTGTGAGCAGGGTTATGAGCTGGGGCCAGATGGCTTTTCCTGCAATG ACATAGACGAGTGCAGCTACTCCAGTTACCTGTGCCAGTATCAGTGTGTTAATGAGCATGGCAAATTCTCCTGTGTCTGTCCTGAAGGCTATCAGCTTCTGGGCACGCGCCTCTGCCAAG ACATAAATGAATGTGAGACAGGAGCTCATCAGTGCTCTGATGGACAGACCTGTGTGAACATTCATGGAGGTCACAAATGTGTTAACAACAGAAGCTGTCAGGAACCTTACGTACAAGTGTCTGA TCGCTGTACATGTCCTATCACAAAGCCTGGCTGTCGAGACATGCCATACTCCATCGTGCATCGCTACATGAGCGTCACGTCCGAGCGCTCTGTCCCTTCAGATATCTTTCAGATCCAGGCCACCAGCGTCTTACCTGGAGCTTACAACACCTTCCGCATCCGCTCTGGAGATGACAATGGAGACTTTTACATCAGG CAAATCAACAACATCAGCGCCATGCTTGTTCTCGCCCGCGCCGTGAACGGCCCCAGAGAGTACGTGCTGGATCTGGAGATGGTTTCTGTGAACCCGCTCGTGAGCTACCAGACCAGTTCTGTCCTGCGCTTGACCATTTACGTTGGGCCTAATGCCTTTTAG